CGTGCGCATCGAGCAGTGGAAAAAGGTCATCGGCTAATGCCCTACTGGCTGTTCAAATCCGAGCCCGACGTCTTTGGTTGGGACGATCTCGTCGCCAAAGGGGATAAGGGCGAAGAGTGGGACGGCGTGCGCAACTATCAGGCCCGCAATAACATGCGGGCCATGAGCGTCGGAGATCGCGGCTTTTTCTACCATTCCCGCAAGGGGCTGGAGGTCGTCGGCATTGTCGAGGTGTGCGCCGAGGCGCATCAGGACAGCAAGACCGA
Above is a window of Marivivens aquimaris DNA encoding:
- a CDS encoding EVE domain-containing protein, which produces MPYWLFKSEPDVFGWDDLVAKGDKGEEWDGVRNYQARNNMRAMSVGDRGFFYHSRKGLEVVGIVEVCAEAHQDSKTDDPRWECVDVKAVEKLPNPVSLDLIKTDERLADMVLVKNSRLSVQPVTDEEWNLICALGGLS